In Thermoanaerobaculia bacterium, a genomic segment contains:
- a CDS encoding DMT family transporter: MHSKSAARTAFLTLVALTAFAANSILCRLALGAGAIDAASYATVRLASGAVMLALLVSARRSGGSRGDWSSAAALFVYAVPFSFAYRTLSAGTGALVLFAAVQATMISAGVARGERPRAIGWLGVVLALAGLAWLVRPGLAAPSPEGAGLMAIAGISWGVYSLRGRRSATPLADTAGNFARAALLSAAASAAALGSAHASARGILLAALSGSLASGAGYAVWYAALPRLAATTAAAVQLAVPVLAAAGGVGLLGERVTLRLVLASAAILGGIALAVAGRGRGARA; the protein is encoded by the coding sequence ATGCATTCGAAATCCGCCGCGCGAACGGCGTTTCTGACGCTCGTCGCCCTGACGGCCTTCGCCGCGAACTCGATCCTCTGCCGTCTCGCGCTCGGCGCGGGAGCGATCGACGCCGCGAGCTACGCGACCGTCCGGCTCGCGTCGGGAGCCGTGATGCTGGCGCTGCTCGTTTCGGCGAGAAGGAGCGGCGGTTCGCGCGGCGACTGGTCTTCCGCGGCCGCCCTGTTCGTCTACGCCGTTCCTTTCTCGTTTGCGTACCGGACCCTTTCGGCCGGCACCGGCGCGCTCGTCCTGTTCGCAGCGGTCCAGGCGACGATGATCTCCGCCGGAGTCGCGCGGGGAGAGCGCCCGCGCGCGATCGGCTGGCTCGGAGTCGTGCTGGCGCTCGCGGGTCTCGCGTGGCTCGTGCGTCCGGGGCTCGCGGCGCCTTCTCCGGAGGGCGCCGGCCTCATGGCGATCGCGGGCATCTCCTGGGGCGTCTACTCGCTTCGGGGGCGCCGCTCGGCGACGCCGCTCGCCGACACGGCGGGCAACTTCGCGCGGGCGGCGCTGCTGTCGGCCGCGGCGAGCGCGGCGGCGCTCGGCTCGGCGCACGCGAGCGCGCGAGGGATCCTGCTCGCGGCGCTCTCGGGCTCGCTCGCCTCCGGCGCCGGCTACGCCGTCTGGTACGCGGCGCTCCCGCGGCTCGCCGCGACGACGGCGGCGGCGGTCCAGCTCGCCGTCCCCGTCCTCGCCGCGGCGGGCGGCGTCGGGCTGCTGGGCGAGCGGGTGACGCTCCGGCTCGTCCTCGCGTCGGCCGCGATCCTCGGGGGCATCGCTCTGGCGGTCGCCGGGCGCGGCCGCGGGGCGCGGGCCTGA
- a CDS encoding M3 family metallopeptidase — MRLDFSRFTLAAAVLALASGSVLAAGPEPNPFFSASPLQYQAPPFDRIKDSDYAPALEEGMKRQIAEIEAIADDPAAPTFENTLVAMERSGELLTRVAKVFFNLTQSNIDDAMKKVRAEEAPKLAAHQDAIFLNPKLWARVKALYEKRDALGLDPESRYLLERYYKTFVRAGANLPAADQAKLKEWNQEEAKLTTDFEERLLAGTKGASIVVSDRAELAGMPETEIASAASRAKERGMPGQWVLDLQNTTQQPVLANLTNRGLRQRILEASEMRCDRGDANDTKAIVERLAQLRADRAKLLGFPTHAAYVLDDRMAKTPEHALKLMTDMVPAATGKAEREAARMQQIVDAEKGGFKVSAADWELYAEKVRKADYDIDVAQVKPYFELNRVIEDGVFFAAHQMYGLTFKERKDLPVYNPDVRVWEVFDADGKSLALFYGDYFQRANKSGGAWDDSFVDQTSLLGTHPVIVNVLNFPKPAPGEPALLSPTDVSAAFHEFGHALHGMFSNIKYPTLGATPRDWVEMPSQFNEHWALEPTVLAHYAHHYKTGAPIPAPLVEKIRKTKTFNMGYITTEYLEAALLDFAWHTLPPGAPLQNADAFEKEALERYHVALPQVPTRYRTTYFSHIWDGGYSAGYYSYLWSELLDDDFYYWFKEHGGMTRANGDRFRRMVLSKEGTEDVADIFRAFRGRDPIVQPLLEERGLVEETAPVRPGSKR; from the coding sequence ATGCGACTGGATTTCTCCCGTTTCACGCTCGCCGCCGCCGTGCTCGCTCTCGCGTCCGGTTCCGTCCTCGCCGCGGGCCCCGAGCCGAACCCGTTTTTCTCGGCGAGCCCCCTCCAGTACCAGGCGCCGCCCTTCGACCGGATCAAGGACTCGGATTACGCGCCGGCGCTCGAGGAAGGGATGAAGCGACAGATCGCCGAGATCGAGGCGATCGCCGACGATCCGGCGGCGCCGACGTTCGAGAACACGCTCGTGGCGATGGAGCGCTCGGGCGAGCTGCTGACGCGGGTCGCCAAGGTCTTCTTCAACCTCACGCAGTCGAACATCGACGACGCGATGAAGAAAGTCCGCGCCGAGGAGGCGCCCAAGCTCGCCGCCCACCAGGACGCGATCTTCCTGAACCCGAAGCTCTGGGCGCGGGTCAAGGCCCTGTACGAGAAGCGCGACGCGCTCGGGCTCGACCCGGAGAGCCGGTATCTGCTCGAGCGCTATTACAAGACGTTCGTCCGGGCGGGAGCGAACCTTCCCGCAGCGGACCAGGCGAAGCTGAAGGAGTGGAACCAGGAGGAGGCGAAGCTCACGACGGACTTCGAGGAGCGCCTGCTCGCCGGGACGAAGGGGGCCTCGATCGTCGTCTCGGACCGCGCCGAGCTCGCCGGGATGCCGGAGACGGAGATCGCCTCGGCCGCCAGCCGCGCGAAGGAGCGGGGGATGCCGGGCCAGTGGGTCCTCGACCTCCAGAACACGACGCAGCAGCCGGTCCTCGCGAATCTCACGAACCGCGGGCTCCGGCAGCGGATCCTCGAGGCTTCGGAGATGCGCTGCGACCGCGGGGACGCCAACGACACGAAGGCGATCGTCGAGAGGCTCGCTCAGCTCCGCGCCGACCGCGCGAAGCTCCTCGGATTCCCGACGCACGCCGCCTACGTGCTCGACGACCGCATGGCGAAGACGCCCGAGCACGCGCTGAAGCTCATGACCGACATGGTGCCCGCGGCGACGGGCAAGGCGGAGCGCGAGGCCGCCCGCATGCAGCAGATCGTCGACGCGGAGAAGGGCGGGTTCAAGGTCTCCGCGGCCGACTGGGAGCTCTACGCCGAGAAGGTGCGCAAGGCCGACTACGACATCGACGTGGCGCAGGTGAAGCCGTACTTCGAGCTGAATCGCGTGATCGAGGACGGCGTCTTCTTCGCCGCGCACCAGATGTACGGGCTGACGTTCAAGGAGCGCAAGGACCTTCCCGTCTACAACCCGGACGTCCGGGTCTGGGAAGTCTTCGACGCCGACGGGAAGTCGCTTGCGCTCTTCTACGGCGACTACTTCCAGCGCGCGAACAAGAGCGGAGGCGCCTGGGACGACAGCTTCGTCGACCAGACCTCTCTCCTCGGGACCCATCCGGTGATCGTCAACGTCCTGAATTTCCCGAAGCCGGCGCCCGGAGAGCCGGCGCTGCTCTCGCCGACCGACGTGAGCGCGGCCTTTCACGAATTCGGGCACGCTCTCCACGGGATGTTCTCGAACATCAAGTACCCGACGCTCGGCGCGACGCCGCGCGACTGGGTCGAGATGCCGTCGCAGTTCAACGAGCACTGGGCGCTCGAGCCGACCGTGCTCGCGCACTACGCGCACCACTACAAGACCGGCGCGCCGATCCCGGCGCCGCTCGTCGAGAAGATCCGGAAAACGAAGACGTTCAACATGGGGTACATCACGACCGAATACCTGGAGGCGGCGCTCCTCGATTTCGCGTGGCACACGCTTCCCCCCGGCGCGCCGCTCCAGAACGCCGATGCGTTCGAGAAGGAGGCGCTCGAGCGCTATCACGTCGCGTTGCCCCAGGTCCCGACGCGGTACCGGACGACCTACTTCTCGCACATCTGGGACGGCGGCTATTCGGCCGGGTACTACTCCTATCTCTGGAGCGAGCTGCTCGACGACGACTTCTACTACTGGTTCAAGGAGCACGGCGGGATGACGCGCGCCAACGGCGACCGCTTCCGCAGGATGGTGCTCTCGAAGGAAGGGACGGAGGACGTCGCCGACATCTTCCGGGCGTTTCGCGGCCGCGACCCGATCGTCCAGCCGCTCCTCGAGGAGCGCGGGCTGGTTGAGGAGACCGCGCCCGTCAGGCCCGGCTCGAAGCGCTGA
- a CDS encoding DJ-1/PfpI family protein has translation MKRREFLGRSAVLGVLAAIPSSVLASAERGAKAAPPAVALTPPAHGPIPVAFLVSDGAVVIDFCGPWEVFQDVAVPGRESGAFSLYTVSETAKPIRTSAGMKIVPDHTFADAPAPKVVVIPAQGGHTPAAIEWIRRAAKTADMTMSVCTGAFLLAKTGLLSGKSATTHHSAFKRFAMDFEDIRLVRGARWVDSGSVATAGGLSSGIDLALHVVERYFGRAVATATAYQMEYQGEGWKHADANAAYAVRRTSTDAHPLCAVCDMDVDRASAPRSVYKGKTYLFCSPEHKAQFDKDPERWLEGGI, from the coding sequence ATGAAAAGAAGGGAGTTCCTCGGTCGCAGCGCCGTGTTGGGAGTCCTCGCGGCGATCCCCTCATCCGTTCTCGCGAGCGCCGAAAGGGGCGCGAAGGCCGCGCCGCCGGCCGTTGCCCTGACGCCGCCCGCTCACGGGCCGATACCCGTCGCCTTCCTGGTCTCGGACGGCGCGGTGGTCATCGATTTCTGCGGCCCCTGGGAGGTCTTCCAGGATGTCGCGGTGCCGGGGCGGGAAAGCGGCGCGTTCTCGCTCTATACCGTCTCGGAAACGGCGAAACCCATCCGCACGAGCGCGGGAATGAAGATCGTTCCCGACCACACGTTCGCCGACGCTCCCGCGCCGAAGGTGGTCGTCATTCCGGCGCAGGGCGGCCACACGCCGGCGGCGATCGAGTGGATCCGCCGGGCGGCGAAGACGGCGGACATGACGATGTCGGTCTGCACGGGAGCGTTCCTCCTCGCAAAGACCGGGCTCCTCTCCGGAAAGAGCGCGACGACGCACCACTCCGCTTTCAAGCGGTTCGCGATGGACTTCGAGGACATCCGACTGGTCCGCGGCGCGCGGTGGGTCGATTCCGGGAGCGTCGCGACGGCGGGCGGGCTCTCGTCGGGCATCGACCTCGCGCTCCACGTCGTCGAGCGCTACTTCGGCCGCGCCGTCGCGACCGCGACGGCGTACCAGATGGAGTACCAGGGGGAAGGATGGAAGCACGCGGACGCCAACGCCGCGTACGCCGTTCGGCGCACGTCGACGGACGCCCATCCCCTGTGCGCCGTCTGCGACATGGACGTCGACCGGGCAAGCGCGCCGAGGTCGGTATACAAGGGGAAGACCTACCTGTTCTGCAGTCCGGAGCACAAGGCGCAGTTCGACAAGGACCCGGAACGGTGGCTGGAAGGCGGGATCTGA